The genomic stretch CCCATTAGCTTCTTCATTTTCGTAGATCGGCATGGAATCATCGAGAGTTTCAAGTTGGAAATCTATAAATTCCATATCAAAATCTTCTCCGCTTAAAAGCGCCAGTTCGTCATATTTAGCCTGCATAGCGTCAGTGACACCATCGGAGATATCCACGTCTGTACCATCCACTATTCCTTCGAGCTCGGTTCGGCTCTCTGTATTCTCGGAAACTAGCATAGTAGCATAATCAATCACAGAATCATCATCACCATTGTCCAGCGCCAACTGACCGAACATGATCTGAGCATTTATATTTTCAGAAGATGAAATGGCGAAATTCCGGTCTTGTTGATTGTAGCTGTCAACAATCGGATCATCATCCTCATCCTCGCAGGAAGTCATCCCTACCAAGAAGAATGAGGAAAGCAGCACAGTTCCA from Algoriphagus sp. NG3 encodes the following:
- a CDS encoding DUF4142 domain-containing protein, with amino-acid sequence MRTSNVNQQTATNFSRKARIAGTVLLSSFFLVGMTSCEDEDDDPIVDSYNQQDRNFAISSSENINAQIMFGQLALDNGDDDSVIDYATMLVSENTESRTELEGIVDGTDVDISDGVTDAMQAKYDELALLSGEDFDMEFIDFQLETLDDSMPIYENEEANGENFTLKGFAEKTLGKIKDHKEDAVLVKAEIEIEGI